In a single window of the Pseudomonas entomophila genome:
- a CDS encoding HigA family addiction module antitoxin encodes MPMHNPPHPGEALREDVLPAIGMNVSSLARHLGYSRGQLSTVLNGHAAISADLAYRLELAGLGSARQYLAEQAAYDLWQAAHREHPPIERLAFA; translated from the coding sequence ATGCCTATGCACAACCCGCCCCACCCCGGCGAGGCCCTGCGCGAAGACGTCCTGCCCGCCATCGGCATGAACGTCTCTTCCCTGGCTCGCCACCTCGGCTACTCACGTGGCCAGTTATCCACAGTGCTCAACGGCCACGCAGCGATCTCAGCCGACCTGGCCTATCGCCTTGAACTGGCCGGCCTTGGCAGTGCCCGTCAGTACCTGGCCGAGCAAGCAGCCTATGACCTGTGGCAGGCCGCGCACCGCGAGCATCCACCCATCGAGCGGTTGGCTTTCGCCTGA
- a CDS encoding DUF3077 domain-containing protein has protein sequence MKKIVPDPPLPDTRHHPFGKCDAGHPPLFAVNPNINAHDALVHVAEYLRSAYNVGYKALDHMDDTGKSLLWANLHAVEMAEGLTEAILQGIECGSAN, from the coding sequence ATGAAAAAGATCGTCCCCGACCCACCCCTCCCCGACACCCGCCACCACCCCTTCGGCAAATGCGACGCCGGCCACCCACCGCTGTTCGCGGTCAACCCGAACATCAATGCCCACGACGCCCTGGTGCATGTCGCCGAATACCTGCGCAGCGCCTACAACGTTGGCTATAAAGCCCTCGACCACATGGACGACACGGGCAAGAGCCTGTTGTGGGCCAACCTGCATGCGGTCGAGATGGCCGAGGGGCTGACGGAGGCGATACTCCAAGGCATCGAGTGCGGGAGCGCCAACTGA
- the ycaC gene encoding isochorismate family cysteine hydrolase YcaC, producing MSKFTYNRLNKDDAAVLLVDHQAGLLSLVRDIEPDRFKNNVLALADLAKYFNLPTILTTSFEQGPNGPLVPELKALFPDAPYIARPGQINAWDNEDFVKAVKATGKKQLIIAGVVTEVCVAFPALAALEEEFEVFVVTDASGTFNEMTRDAAHNRMSQAGAQLMTWFGVACELHRDWRNDVEGLAALFSNHIPDYRNLITSYNALTAGK from the coding sequence ATGAGCAAATTCACCTACAACCGTCTGAACAAAGATGACGCCGCCGTACTGCTGGTGGACCACCAGGCTGGCCTGCTGTCGCTGGTGCGCGACATCGAGCCGGACCGTTTCAAGAACAACGTGCTGGCCCTGGCCGACCTTGCCAAGTACTTCAACCTGCCGACCATCCTCACCACCAGCTTCGAGCAAGGCCCCAACGGCCCGCTGGTGCCGGAGCTCAAGGCGCTGTTCCCGGATGCCCCGTATATCGCCCGCCCCGGCCAGATCAACGCCTGGGACAACGAAGACTTCGTCAAGGCCGTGAAGGCCACCGGCAAGAAGCAGCTGATCATCGCCGGCGTGGTAACTGAAGTGTGCGTGGCCTTCCCGGCGCTGGCGGCCCTGGAAGAGGAGTTCGAGGTGTTCGTGGTCACCGACGCTTCCGGCACCTTCAACGAAATGACCCGCGACGCCGCGCACAACCGCATGAGCCAGGCCGGTGCGCAGCTGATGACCTGGTTCGGTGTGGCCTGTGAGCTGCACCGCGACTGGCGTAACGACGTTGAAGGGCTGGCGGCACTGTTCTCCAACCACATCCCCGACTACCGCAACCTGATCACCAGCTATAACGCGCTGACTGCGGGCAAGTGA
- a CDS encoding LysR substrate-binding domain-containing protein → MEDLNSLYYFTQVVEHGGFAPAGRALNMPKSKLSRRIADLEERLGVRLLHRTSRHCSLTEIGQAYYNRCLAMRVEAEGAAEIIERNRSEPRGLVRVSCPTTLLNSWVGPMLTRYMLKYPQVELFIESTNRRVDLLHEGFDIALRVRFPPLENTDMVMKVLSNSTQCLVGHPSFLEQLPAGFDPQQLSTLPSLHWGGAQREYQWELFQGEDRARSLVIPHKPRMVTDDLFALRHFVVAGVGIAHLPRVAVREDLAAGRLVEMLPDWQPRCGIVHAIFPSRRGLLPSVRALIDHLAEEFAVSDMA, encoded by the coding sequence ATGGAAGACCTCAACTCCCTCTACTACTTCACCCAGGTGGTCGAGCACGGTGGCTTCGCCCCGGCCGGCCGGGCCCTGAACATGCCCAAGTCCAAGCTCAGCCGGCGCATCGCCGACCTGGAGGAGCGCCTGGGCGTGCGCCTGCTGCACCGCACCAGCCGGCACTGCTCGCTGACCGAGATCGGCCAGGCCTACTACAACCGCTGCCTGGCCATGCGCGTGGAGGCCGAAGGCGCTGCCGAGATCATCGAACGCAACCGCAGCGAACCGCGCGGGCTGGTGCGCGTCAGTTGCCCGACCACGCTGCTCAACTCCTGGGTCGGGCCGATGCTGACCCGCTACATGCTCAAGTACCCACAGGTTGAGCTGTTCATCGAGAGCACCAACCGCCGGGTCGACCTGCTGCACGAGGGCTTCGACATCGCCCTGCGCGTGCGCTTCCCGCCGTTGGAGAACACCGACATGGTGATGAAGGTGCTGAGCAACAGCACCCAGTGCCTGGTAGGCCATCCATCATTCCTCGAACAGCTGCCGGCAGGTTTCGACCCACAACAACTGAGCACGCTGCCCAGCCTGCATTGGGGTGGTGCCCAGCGCGAATACCAGTGGGAGCTGTTCCAGGGCGAGGACAGGGCGCGCAGCCTGGTGATCCCGCACAAGCCGCGCATGGTCACCGATGACCTGTTCGCGCTGCGTCACTTCGTGGTCGCGGGGGTGGGCATCGCACACCTGCCACGGGTGGCGGTGCGTGAGGACCTGGCAGCCGGGCGCCTGGTAGAGATGCTGCCGGACTGGCAGCCGCGCTGCGGGATCGTGCATGCGATATTCCCGTCACGGCGGGGG